In Larimichthys crocea isolate SSNF chromosome VI, L_crocea_2.0, whole genome shotgun sequence, one genomic interval encodes:
- the ptpra gene encoding receptor-type tyrosine-protein phosphatase alpha encodes MPTSLLQGRMGVCPLLLLFGLALRASAQDHVPITSPPNITAKPTDPPVAPSLNFTVAHTQALTGPPTALAPTVISVTKTITATTTTSPAGGDDVQPAGPNGTGRLLPVPPPPAPTDAPQAPPPTTEPPLLPTPAGEDNGTTAFPPDTPTPETTDEDTVLMETETTTGPETDFTPDTTPHDNNPSDDMPIIAVMVALSSLLVIIFIIIILYMLRFKKYKQAGSHSNSFRLTNGRSDDTELQSVPLLARSPSTNRKYPPLPVDKLEEEMNRRMADDNKLFREEFNALPVCPIQASCDAASKEENKEKNRYVNILPYDHSRVHLSSLEGVPDSDFINASFINGYQEKNKFIAAQGPKEETVNDYWRMIWEQNTATIVMVTNLKERKECKCAQYWPDQGCWTYGNIRVSVEDTMVLVDYTIRKFCIQQVGDVSGKKPQRLVTQFHFTSWPDFGVPFTPIGMLKFLKKVKNCNPQYAGPIVVHCSAGVGRTGTFIVIDAMLDMMIAERKVDVFGFVTRIRAQRCQMVQTDMQYVFIFQALLEHYLYGDTELEVTSLESHLAKLYAPSPGAGCSGLEAEFKKLTSIKIQNDKMRTGNLPANMKKNRVLQIIPYEFNRVIIPVKRGEENTDYVNASFIDGYRQKDSYMASQGPLQHTIEDFWRMIWEWRSCSIVMLTELEERGQEKCAQYWPSDGAVVYGDISIEIKREEESESYTVRDLLVTNNRENKARAVRQFHFHGWPEVGIPTDGKGMINIIAAVQKQQQQSGNHPITVHCSAGAGRTGTFCALSTVLERVKAEGILDVFQTVKSLRLQRPHMVQTLEQYEFCYKVVQEYIDAFSDYANFK; translated from the exons ATGCCAACTTCGCTTCTTCAG GGCAGAATGGGTGTGTGTCCCCTGCTCCTGCTGTTCGGTTTAGCCCTCAGGGCCTCAGCCCAGGATCATGTCCCCATCACAA GTCCTCCAAATATCACTGCCAAACCCACAGACCCCCCTGTCGCACCCTCCCTCAACTTTacagtcgcacacacacaagccctCACAGGCCCACCCACGGCGCTCGCCCCCACAGTCATCTCAGTGACGAaaacaataacagcaacaacaaccacaagCCCAGCTGGCGGGGATGATGTACAACCAGCAGGTCCCAATGGTACCGGACGGTTGCTACCAGTTCCCCCACCTCCAGCTCCAACTGATGCCCCTCaagcaccaccaccaaccacagaGCCTCCCCTTCTTCCCACCCCAGCAGGGGAAGACAATGGGACCACAGCTTTCCCTCCAGACACCCCAACTCCAGAGACTACTGATGAGGACACAGTCCTTATGGAGACGGAGACCACCACAGGTCCTGAGACGGACTTCACCCCAGACACCACCCCACACG ACAACAACCCGTCGGATGACATGCCAATCATAGCCGTCATGGTGGCCCTGTCCTCCCTCCTGgtcatcattttcatcatcatcatcctctacATGCTCAG gtttAAAAAGTACAAGCAGGCAGGAAGCCATTCAAACTCCTTCAGACTGACCAATGGTAGATCGGATGATACAG AACTCCAGAGCGTCCCACTATTGGCCCGGTCACCcagcacaaacaggaagtacCCGCCACTTCCCGTCGACAAGCTTGAGGAAGAAATGAACCGTCGCATGGCTGATGACAACAAGCTCTTCAGGGAGGAGTTTAAT gcGCTGCCAGTCTGCCCCATCCAGGCATCATGCGACGCCGCTTCCAAGgaagagaataaagaaaagaacagataTGTCAACATCCTGCCAT ATGATCACTCCAGGGTGCATCTCTCATCTCTGGAGGGAGTCCCCGACTCTGACTTTATCAACGCctcttttataaat GGTTACCAAGAGAAGAATAAGTTTATTGCAGCTCAAG GGCCGAAAGAGGAAACGGTAAATGACTACTGGCGGATGATCTGGGAGCAGAACACAGCCACCATTGTCATGGTGACCAAtctgaaggagagaaaagag TGTAAGTGTGCCCAGTACTGGCCGGACCAGGGCTGCTGGACATACGGGAACATCCGTGTGTCTGTCGAAGACACAATGGTTCTGGTGGACTACACCATCCGCAAGTTCTGCATCCAACAG GTGGGAGATGTGTCTGGAAAGAAGCCTCAGAGGCTCGTCACTCAGTTCCACTTCACCAGCTGGCCAGATTTCGGGGTGCCCTTCACCCCTATTGGGATGCTAAAGTTCCTTAAGAAAGTCAAGAATTGCAACCCTCAGTATGCCGGCCCCATTGTGGTCCATTGTAG CGCGGGCGTTGGGAGGACAGGTACTTTCATTGTAATTGACGCCATGTTGGACATGATGATCGCTGAGAGGAAGGTGGACGTGTTTGGCTTTGTCACCAGAATCAGAGCCCAGCGCTGTCAGATGGTCCAGACTGAT ATGCAGTACGTGTTCATCTTCCAGGCGTTGTTAGAGCACTACCTGTACGGAGACACAGAGCTGGAGGTGACCTCTCTGGAGTCCCACCTGGCCAAACTCTACGCCCCCTCACCTGGAGCTGGCTGCAGTGGTCTGGAGGCTGAATTCAAG AAACTGACATCCATCAAGATTCAGAATGACAAGATGAGAACAGGCAATCTTCCCGccaacatgaagaagaacagagtCCTGCAGATCATTCCAT ACGAGTTCAACAGAGTGATCATTCCAGTGAAACGAGGAGAGGAGAACACAGACTACGTCAATGCCTCTTTCATTGAT GGCTACCGTCAGAAGGACTCCTACATGGCGAGCCAGGGCCCCCTGCAGCACACCATCGAGGACTTCTGGAGGATGATCTGGGAGTGGAGAAGCTGCTCCATAGTCATGCTcactgagctggaggagagggggcag GAAAAATGTGCTCAGTATTGGCCCAGTGATGGAGCGGTGGTCTATGGGGACATCTCCATTGAGAttaaaagggaggaggagagcgagagcTACACAGTGCGTGACCTCCTAGTCACCAACAACAGG GAGAACAAGGCTCGAGCGGTGCGTCAGTTCCATTTCCACGGCTGGCCGGAGGTGGGCATCCCCACTGACGGTAAAGGCATGATCAACATAATTGCTGCGGtgcagaaacagcagcagcagtctggcaACCACCCCATCACAGTGCACTgcag tgcTGGTGCTGGCCGGACAGGGACTTTCTGTGCGTTGAGTACGGTCCTGGAGAGGGTGAAGGCAGAAGGCATCCTCGACGTTTTCCAGACAGTCAAGAGCCTCAGACTGCAGAGACCCCATATGGTGCAGACACTG GAGCAGTACGAGTTCTGCTACAAAGTGGTCCAGGAGTACATCGATGCCTTTTCTGACTACGCCAACTTCAAGTAG
- the idh3b gene encoding isocitrate dehydrogenase [NAD] subunit beta, mitochondrial isoform X1 — protein sequence MPVTMAAALRGSLVTLVKGLSSPRWQQLASRPLSVSAALCGPEAPPARADATFKVTMVPGDGVGPELMTAVKDVFKAGDVPVEFEEFHLSEVQNMASEEKLEQVLTSMKTNKVAMKGKIHTPMEFKGELASYEMRLRRKLDLFANVVHVNSLPGYSTRHNNLDLVIIREQTEGEYSSLEHESVTGVIECLKIITRQKSRRIAKFAFDYATKKGRNKVTAVHKANIMKLGDGLFLQSCAEVAQLYPKIKYENIIIDNCCMQLVQNPYQFDVLVMPNLYGNIIDNLAAGLVGGAGVVPGESYSAEYAVFETGARHPFAQAVGRNIANPTAMLLSAANMLRHLNLEYHSQMVSDAVKRVIKQGKVRTRDLGGYSTTGDFVHAVVENLRHRPVY from the exons ATGCCCGTGACGATGGCGGCCGCCCTGAGAGGAAGCTTGGTAACATTGGTCAAG GGCCTGAGCAGCCCCCGGTGGCAGCAGTTGGCCTCTCGACCACTGAGTgtgtctgctgctctctgtggcCCAGAAGCCCCGCCGGCCCGAGCTGATGCTACCTTCAAGGTGACCATGGTTCCAGGGGATGGAGTGGGACCTGAGCTGATGACTGCTGTCAAGGATGTGTTCAAG GCAGGAGATGTCCCAGTAGAATTTGAGGAGTTTCACCTGAGTGAGGTGCAGAACATGGCCAGtgaggagaagctggagcaagTGTTGACCTCTATGAAAACCAACAAAGTGGCAATGAAAG GAAAGATTCACACACCCATGGAGTTCAAAGGGGAGCTGGCTTCATATGAGATGCGACTGAG GCGTAAACTGGACCTGTTTGCTAATGTGGTTCATGTGAACAGCCTGCCGGGCTACAGTACACGCCACAACAACCTGGACCTGGTCATCATCCGCGAACAGACTGAGGGCGAGTACAGTTCCCTGGAGCACGAG AGTGTGACGGGTGTGATCGAATGTTTGAAGATCATCACCAGACAGAAGTCACGGCGCATCGCCAAGTTCGCCTTCGATTATGCCACCAAGAAGGGCCGAAACAAGGTCACCGCCGTCCACAAGGCTAACATCAT GAAATTAGGTGATGGCCTGTTTCTGCAGAGCTGTGCGGAGGTGGCACAGCTGTACCCCAAAATCAAATATGAGAACATAATCATTGACAACTGTTGCATGCAG CTGGTCCAGAACCCATACCAGTTTGATGTGCTGGTGATGCCCAACCTCTATGGCAACATTATTGATAACCTGGCAGCGGGGCTGGTTGGAGGAGCAGGAGTTGTTCCTGGGGAAAGCTACAGTGCAGAGTATGCTGTGTTTGAGACT ggTGCACGTCACCCCTTTGCACAAGCTGTAGGAAGGAACATCGCCAACCCTACAGCCATGCTGCTCAGTGCTGCTAACATGCTCAGACACCTTAA CCTGGAATATCACTCCCAAATGGTGTCAGATGCTGTCAAGAGGGTCATCAAACAGGGCAAG GTACGGACACGAGACCTTGGCGGGTACTCTACCACTGGCGACTTTGTGCATGCTGTTGTGGAAAACCTGCGTCACCGACCCGTTTACTAA
- the idh3b gene encoding isocitrate dehydrogenase [NAD] subunit beta, mitochondrial isoform X2 → MPVTMAAALRGSLVTLVKGLSSPRWQQLASRPLSVSAALCGPEAPPARADATFKVTMVPGDGVGPELMTAVKDVFKAGDVPVEFEEFHLSEVQNMASEEKLEQVLTSMKTNKVAMKGKIHTPMEFKGELASYEMRLRRKLDLFANVVHVNSLPGYSTRHNNLDLVIIREQTEGEYSSLEHESVTGVIECLKIITRQKSRRIAKFAFDYATKKGRNKVTAVHKANIMKLGDGLFLQSCAEVAQLYPKIKYENIIIDNCCMQLVQNPYQFDVLVMPNLYGNIIDNLAAGLVGGAGVVPGESYSAEYAVFETGARHPFAQAVGRNIANPTAMLLSAANMLRHLNLEYHSQMVSDAVKRVIKQGKVRTGDLGGYATSDEFTRAVIANLAV, encoded by the exons ATGCCCGTGACGATGGCGGCCGCCCTGAGAGGAAGCTTGGTAACATTGGTCAAG GGCCTGAGCAGCCCCCGGTGGCAGCAGTTGGCCTCTCGACCACTGAGTgtgtctgctgctctctgtggcCCAGAAGCCCCGCCGGCCCGAGCTGATGCTACCTTCAAGGTGACCATGGTTCCAGGGGATGGAGTGGGACCTGAGCTGATGACTGCTGTCAAGGATGTGTTCAAG GCAGGAGATGTCCCAGTAGAATTTGAGGAGTTTCACCTGAGTGAGGTGCAGAACATGGCCAGtgaggagaagctggagcaagTGTTGACCTCTATGAAAACCAACAAAGTGGCAATGAAAG GAAAGATTCACACACCCATGGAGTTCAAAGGGGAGCTGGCTTCATATGAGATGCGACTGAG GCGTAAACTGGACCTGTTTGCTAATGTGGTTCATGTGAACAGCCTGCCGGGCTACAGTACACGCCACAACAACCTGGACCTGGTCATCATCCGCGAACAGACTGAGGGCGAGTACAGTTCCCTGGAGCACGAG AGTGTGACGGGTGTGATCGAATGTTTGAAGATCATCACCAGACAGAAGTCACGGCGCATCGCCAAGTTCGCCTTCGATTATGCCACCAAGAAGGGCCGAAACAAGGTCACCGCCGTCCACAAGGCTAACATCAT GAAATTAGGTGATGGCCTGTTTCTGCAGAGCTGTGCGGAGGTGGCACAGCTGTACCCCAAAATCAAATATGAGAACATAATCATTGACAACTGTTGCATGCAG CTGGTCCAGAACCCATACCAGTTTGATGTGCTGGTGATGCCCAACCTCTATGGCAACATTATTGATAACCTGGCAGCGGGGCTGGTTGGAGGAGCAGGAGTTGTTCCTGGGGAAAGCTACAGTGCAGAGTATGCTGTGTTTGAGACT ggTGCACGTCACCCCTTTGCACAAGCTGTAGGAAGGAACATCGCCAACCCTACAGCCATGCTGCTCAGTGCTGCTAACATGCTCAGACACCTTAA CCTGGAATATCACTCCCAAATGGTGTCAGATGCTGTCAAGAGGGTCATCAAACAGGGCAAG GTGCGCACTGGAGACCTGGGGGGCTATGCCACAAGCGACGAGTTCACCCGGGCTGTCATTGCTAACCTGGCAGTCTAA